The window TTTGGTCGAGCAAGTGAAAATCGCAGGTGACGAAGTTTTCAATCACATCGAGGTCGGCCAGCATGAATGCCTCGACGGCTTCATTTGCGGTGTCAATGAGATCTTCGGCGCGATCGGCGTAGGGAAGATGCTTTACACTGCCATCAATGGGCACGGATAGTAAGGGCACGTGGATGGTCACTGCGGCAGGAGTACTGAACGGATGAGTGTTGGCTCGCCGCCGAACGGGCGACTTACAGGTCTACGCGGATTTGCTAGCAATGGAAGATCGTCCCGGCAGCTGTGCAATGCTACTTGCGCTGGACCGACAGGTACAGGTTGATTTTCGCGGCCAGCCGCACGGATGTCGGCGAAGAATTGTCCGAGCGTGGTCAATCGTTCTCCATCCTGGTCGCTTTTGTACCACCCGGTCCGAAAATTTTGACCTCAAATTCTTTCATTCTAAGTTTGGCACAGCGAATGCGTAGTAGAGTTTTCCTGAACGCTCTTGCCCAACTCTTATGTTCGGCAACGTGAGCCTCCACCATACAAATTCACAGGATCTCATCATGCCAAATCGCGATCAGCTACAAGGCCAATGGAACGAAGTAAAGGGGCGCCTCAAAGAGCATTGGGGGCAACTGACCGAGGATGATCTTCGCCAGTGCGAAGGCAATGCCGACCAACTTGTTGGCATGGTCCAGCGTAAGACGGGCGCAGCTCGGGGCGAGGTCGAGAAATTCATCAATGGAGTTTTCCAGGGCTCGATGGGTGATCAAGCTGCGGAGAAGCTGCACCACTACGCCGATGCAGCGCAGGGTTTTGCTGACGACGCGACTCAGTACGCTCGCGAGCAGGCCCGCCGACTCGCAGCTCAGTCGAGTGACTATTCGGCGCAGCTTGCCACAACGGTGCGAAATCGCCCGGCAGAATCGTTAGCGATCGCCTTCGGTCTCGGCATTGCCGCAGGTGCGTTCTTCTTCCTCGGGCGGAAACGGTAGTCATGGCTGTGACGACCGCCACCCGCCAGCAGTCCGTGGCGATCCGCAATCGGATGCGCGAAATTCGCAGCGAGCTGCCCTACGATGTCGACGATGCGCGAGCGCGCGTGAAGCAGTTATCTGATTGGAAGTATCACGTGTCGCGGCGGCCCATTGCCATTGCTGCGGCCGCTGCGGTCGTGGGTTACCTGCTCGTGCCATCTCGTCGCTCGTCCACCTCCACTGTCGTGGTCCAGCAGGACCGCGCCGGGGCGGTCGACACACCTGCTGAAAAGGGCATGTTCGCTGGTATCGCTGGCACCATTGCGACTCTCCTGGTCCGTCAAGCTGTCAGGGTTGCGACGAATCAGGTCGTCGGTGCTATCTCCGCCCGCCAAAGCTTTCCTTCTACCCACTCCGAATACGAGGCCCGGTCATGATTGCGCCTATGATGGAACCCGTCGTCGATTCGTCCCCCCGCCAGCATGCTGCTGAAATTCGACGCGAAGAGCGGCAGCCCGCTCAGCGGCTTTCTCGGCTCATCGAGAAACAGCCTGCCGTCGTCATTGCTGCCGGTGTCGTGGTGGGGCTCGGGATTGGTTGGCTCGTGAAACGAAAGAAGTGGACTCACTGATGTCGTCTTCCGCTAACACAGAGCCGTCGCTATCGAGTTTTCAGCGAGTGATTCGCGACGTGCTCGATCTATTCGAGCTGCAGATGGAATTGATCTCGGTCGATAGCCAGGCGGCTAAACGAAAGCTCGTTCAAGCGGCCGTTTGTGGTTCGATTGCGCTCGCTTTGGCGGGCTCGGCGCTGACTGTCGCGATGGTGGGGGCTGGAGTTCTGCTCGGCGAATCGACGCAGTTGACCACCGGTGCTGCCATGTTGATCGTCAGCTTGGTGTTCTTTGCCATCGTTGCC of the Allorhodopirellula heiligendammensis genome contains:
- a CDS encoding CsbD family protein, which encodes MPNRDQLQGQWNEVKGRLKEHWGQLTEDDLRQCEGNADQLVGMVQRKTGAARGEVEKFINGVFQGSMGDQAAEKLHHYADAAQGFADDATQYAREQARRLAAQSSDYSAQLATTVRNRPAESLAIAFGLGIAAGAFFFLGRKR
- a CDS encoding phage holin family protein, encoding MSSSANTEPSLSSFQRVIRDVLDLFELQMELISVDSQAAKRKLVQAAVCGSIALALAGSALTVAMVGAGVLLGESTQLTTGAAMLIVSLVFFAIVALLGWVALRAILAASAAMSETKSEFGENLRWLKATLISPQTSARNQFRRESFYDRTSVSYSDTVDNDDPASRPLYRR